From Microcystis aeruginosa NIES-2549, a single genomic window includes:
- a CDS encoding response regulator transcription factor, with protein MVSILISIVEGNPHLRSLLAWHLQQAGYLVNQSATLQSARQTFLHRQPTLAIIDSDLPDGDGIELCRWLYQQKQSLILILSARNSEKDVVNGLKAGADDYLRKPFGMQEFMARVEVLTRRLGSRAAPLHLDYGELKIDLAQRRVQFRGEYIELTPQEFSLLYVLAQAEGTPLSRADLLRRAWPEEIDNPRTIDTHVLSLRKKIETDPRQPNLIQTVRNVGYRFNLEMLAEINSALEANIIASTKGNHNGHSMSKIPAHNVSR; from the coding sequence GTGGTATCGATCCTTATTTCTATTGTTGAGGGCAACCCGCACTTGCGATCGCTATTAGCTTGGCATCTGCAACAGGCTGGTTATTTGGTCAATCAATCGGCAACCCTGCAAAGTGCGCGTCAAACTTTCCTTCATCGTCAACCAACCTTAGCAATTATCGATTCCGACTTGCCAGATGGGGATGGAATCGAACTGTGCCGTTGGCTTTATCAACAAAAACAGTCTTTAATACTGATTCTCTCGGCCCGCAATAGCGAAAAAGATGTGGTCAATGGTTTAAAAGCAGGGGCCGACGACTACCTGAGAAAGCCCTTTGGAATGCAAGAATTTATGGCTAGGGTAGAAGTGTTAACCCGTCGTTTAGGCAGTAGGGCTGCTCCTCTACACTTGGATTATGGAGAATTAAAAATAGATTTAGCCCAACGACGGGTACAATTTCGCGGGGAATATATCGAATTAACCCCCCAAGAATTTAGCCTACTCTACGTTTTAGCCCAAGCGGAGGGAACACCCCTATCAAGAGCCGATTTACTGCGTCGCGCTTGGCCCGAGGAAATCGATAATCCCCGGACAATAGATACTCATGTTCTCTCTCTGCGGAAAAAAATCGAAACCGATCCCAGGCAACCTAATTTAATTCAAACCGTCCGCAACGTCGGCTATCGTTTCAATTTAGAAATGTTGGCCGAGATCAATTCAGCTTTAGAAGCTAATATTATTGCCTCCACCAAAGGCAATCATAACGGCCATTCCATGAGTAAAATCCCCGCTCACAATGTTAGTCGTTAA
- a CDS encoding S8 family serine peptidase, producing MIDNFAANDIYNYIDGLDSSGFEKFLAGNNSSIFPTIATNRATSLFKEEVASLDLTTLDNAGNTLTTARDITIGATPTTYSDFVGSTDTNDYYRFSLGDTSNFSLNLTGLSADADVSLLNSNGRVITKSTNNNNSSESITRQLNAGTYYVRVYPYRGSTNYNLSLAAAPLAIPDNAGNTLATARDITIGATPTSYSDFVGSTDTNDYYRFSLGTTSDFSLNLTGLSDDADVSLLDSNGSVITSSTNSSNSSESITRQLSAGTYFVQVYPYSGSTNYNLALSATTATVAPGYSAISGYGLVNAAAAVAGALNESPFADVPTFGGANDWGVNLVNAPEAWARGYTGQGVVVAVLDTGVDRNHADLAGNIWTNAGEIANDGLDNDGNGYVDDVYGWNFANGNNNTLDGNSHGTHVAGTIAAGNNGFGATGVAYNSRIMPVKVLDDSGSGSYSGVAQGIRYAVDNGADVINMSLGGGSTDSAVQSALQYASSSGVIVVMAAGNEGAAQPGYPASSATSWGLAVGAVDSSNQMASFSNRAGSNSSMRYVTAPGVQVYSTLPNGGYGFLSGTSMAAPHVAGVVALMLSANPNLTDAQVRQIITDTAGNVA from the coding sequence ATGATAGATAACTTTGCCGCCAACGACATCTATAACTATATAGATGGTCTAGATTCCTCAGGTTTTGAGAAATTTTTAGCGGGGAATAACTCATCAATTTTTCCCACCATAGCCACTAATCGAGCCACGTCTCTTTTCAAAGAAGAAGTAGCGAGCCTTGATCTTACTACCTTAGATAACGCTGGCAATACCTTAACAACGGCCCGTGATATCACCATTGGAGCGACTCCCACCACCTACAGCGATTTCGTTGGTTCTACAGACACCAATGATTACTATCGTTTTAGTTTAGGAGACACCAGCAACTTTAGCCTGAATTTAACGGGATTAAGTGCCGATGCTGATGTGTCCTTGTTAAATAGTAATGGCCGTGTGATTACTAAATCGACTAATAACAATAACAGCAGTGAGAGTATTACTCGTCAACTCAATGCGGGTACTTACTATGTCCGGGTTTATCCTTACAGAGGCAGCACTAACTATAACTTAAGTTTAGCTGCCGCTCCTCTAGCGATTCCTGACAACGCCGGCAATACCTTAGCAACGGCCCGTGATATCACCATTGGAGCAACTCCCACCAGCTACAGTGATTTTGTTGGTTCTACAGACACCAATGATTACTATCGTTTTAGTTTAGGAACCACTAGCGACTTTAGCCTGAATTTAACGGGATTAAGTGACGATGCCGATGTGTCCTTATTAGATAGTAATGGCAGTGTGATTACTAGCTCAACTAATAGCAGTAACAGCAGTGAGAGTATTACTCGTCAACTCAGTGCGGGTACTTACTTTGTCCAGGTATATCCCTACAGTGGCAGCACTAACTATAACTTAGCCCTGTCGGCGACCACAGCCACAGTTGCACCCGGATATAGTGCCATTTCAGGATACGGTTTAGTTAATGCCGCAGCAGCCGTCGCCGGAGCCTTGAATGAAAGTCCTTTTGCCGATGTTCCCACTTTTGGTGGTGCTAATGACTGGGGGGTTAACTTAGTTAATGCTCCGGAAGCTTGGGCAAGAGGTTATACAGGACAAGGAGTAGTCGTTGCTGTACTAGATACAGGAGTTGACCGCAATCATGCCGACTTAGCGGGCAATATTTGGACGAATGCGGGCGAAATTGCCAATGATGGTCTTGATAACGATGGCAACGGTTACGTTGATGACGTTTATGGCTGGAACTTTGCCAATGGCAATAATAACACTTTAGATGGCAACAGCCATGGTACTCATGTGGCGGGAACTATTGCTGCCGGTAATAATGGTTTCGGGGCCACTGGTGTGGCCTACAATTCCAGAATTATGCCAGTGAAAGTTTTGGACGATTCTGGTAGTGGCAGCTATAGTGGCGTTGCCCAAGGAATTCGCTACGCCGTGGACAACGGTGCCGATGTGATTAATATGAGTTTGGGTGGTGGTAGCACTGACAGTGCAGTTCAATCGGCCCTCCAGTATGCCAGCAGTAGCGGTGTTATCGTAGTTATGGCCGCCGGTAATGAGGGGGCAGCTCAACCCGGTTATCCCGCTTCCAGTGCCACCTCTTGGGGTCTTGCCGTAGGTGCCGTTGATAGTTCTAACCAGATGGCTTCCTTCTCCAATCGTGCTGGCTCCAATTCTTCGATGCGGTATGTCACCGCTCCAGGCGTACAAGTGTATTCTACTCTCCCTAATGGTGGCTATGGTTTCTTGAGTGGAACCTCCATGGCAGCACCCCATGTGGCTGGAGTGGTAGCCTTAATGTTGAGTGCCAATCCGAATCTGACCGATGCTCAAGTACGTCAAATTATTACGGACACAGCTGGTAATGTCGCCTAA
- the infB gene encoding translation initiation factor IF-2 yields MSNTKVRIYDLSKELNLDNKDILDICDQLNIEYKSHSSTISEEEAQRIKAIAAKGVTSGISKNSTGQRESASPAEEKKQKILALHKHNRPETGEDGLTYPGSVGSSAKPTLISPPRPPVKPLVAPPGRDAVAEKTPPTAAEMPSQAPSVKETPTETPLVPEVSPTLIAPPNRPSLTPKPRPGSASDRPEPRPKNAPGSNDRPPCPEPSRRGGEKRERGESENAPSPERRVSLAKPEKPTLNRKPDGKSPKLAEPAREVRETAELKRPVRPGMPAKISATGEEETDTTKKSGVDGTEIDTDTGLLGADGPKKLKRPTMPPRMAKKSTWEEEEEEEKKAAKTAKTAGKNKRRTQALFEDDDDLESELSGLINTPSFTLSTARPPKPPSAKATTPGTPTAVKVKRPSKPTAHTGSPKSERQEPQEEKRPESIIITGSLTVRDLSELMKVPETEIIRTLFFKGMAVNITQTLDVDTIEMIARDFEMTVETPSTQSAAIKTTEMIDVSDWESLQRRPPVVTIMGHVDHGKTTLLDSIRKTKVAQGEAGGITQHIGAYHVDVEHNGKPEQIVFLDTPGHEAFTAMRARGARVTDIAVLVVAADDGVQPQTKEAISHARAAEVPIVVAINKVDKPSANPDRIKQELTEQGLVAEDWGGETIMVPVSALRGENLDNLLEMILLVAEVEELVANPDRLAKGTVIEANLDRTKGPVATLLVQNGTLRVGDSIVAGSVFGKIRAMIDDRGQKVEAATPSFAVEILGLSDVPAAGDEFDVYESEKEARSIADQRAIEQRNTRLQQALSSRRVSLSTLSIQAQEGQLKELNLILKADVQGSVEAILGALKQLPQNEVQIRVLLASPGEITETDVDLAAASGAVVVGFNTTLASGARAAADREGVDIRDYNIIYKLLDDIQGAMEGLLDPEEVEEHLGFAEVRAVFTVGRGAVAGCYVQSGKLVRNRFLRVRRGKEIVYQGVLDSLKRMKEDAREVATGFECGVGVSKFNDWKEGDIIEAYEMVMKRRTLSS; encoded by the coding sequence ATGAGTAACACGAAAGTCAGAATTTACGATTTATCAAAAGAATTGAATCTAGACAACAAAGACATTTTGGACATCTGTGACCAGTTGAACATCGAGTACAAGAGCCACAGTAGCACGATCAGCGAAGAGGAAGCCCAACGCATCAAGGCGATCGCCGCGAAGGGAGTTACCTCGGGTATCAGTAAAAATAGCACGGGTCAGCGAGAATCGGCTAGTCCTGCCGAAGAAAAAAAACAAAAGATTTTAGCCCTGCATAAACACAACCGCCCCGAAACCGGCGAAGATGGGCTAACCTATCCCGGTTCGGTCGGTTCCTCGGCCAAACCGACTTTAATCAGTCCCCCTCGTCCCCCGGTTAAACCCCTTGTCGCTCCCCCGGGGCGCGACGCTGTGGCCGAAAAAACTCCCCCCACCGCTGCGGAGATGCCATCTCAGGCCCCCAGTGTTAAAGAAACCCCGACCGAAACCCCGCTAGTGCCAGAAGTATCCCCCACCTTAATCGCGCCCCCTAATCGACCCTCCCTCACCCCGAAACCACGCCCGGGCAGCGCCTCGGACCGGCCAGAACCCCGACCTAAAAATGCCCCTGGCAGTAACGACAGGCCTCCTTGCCCTGAGCCAAGTCGAAGGGGGGGAGAAAAACGCGAGCGCGGCGAGAGCGAAAACGCCCCTAGTCCTGAGCGCAGGGTTAGCTTGGCTAAACCAGAAAAACCGACCCTCAACCGCAAACCCGACGGAAAAAGCCCGAAACTGGCGGAACCAGCTAGAGAAGTGCGGGAGACGGCGGAATTGAAGCGCCCGGTTCGCCCTGGTATGCCCGCTAAAATCTCGGCTACTGGCGAGGAAGAAACCGACACCACCAAGAAATCCGGTGTTGATGGCACAGAAATCGATACAGATACCGGATTGCTCGGAGCAGACGGACCCAAAAAACTCAAACGACCGACCATGCCCCCTCGCATGGCCAAAAAATCTACCTGGGAAGAAGAAGAAGAAGAAGAGAAAAAAGCGGCCAAAACTGCCAAAACTGCCGGCAAAAACAAACGCCGCACCCAAGCCCTCTTTGAAGATGATGATGATCTAGAATCGGAACTATCCGGGTTAATTAATACCCCCAGTTTTACCCTTTCCACCGCTCGTCCCCCCAAACCGCCCAGCGCTAAAGCAACCACCCCCGGCACCCCAACAGCAGTCAAAGTTAAGCGCCCCAGTAAACCAACCGCCCACACCGGCAGCCCGAAAAGCGAGCGCCAAGAACCCCAAGAGGAAAAACGCCCGGAAAGCATCATCATCACTGGTAGTCTAACCGTGCGCGACCTCTCGGAATTGATGAAAGTCCCCGAAACCGAGATCATCAGAACCCTATTTTTTAAAGGGATGGCGGTTAATATCACCCAAACTCTCGACGTGGACACGATCGAAATGATCGCCAGGGACTTCGAGATGACCGTGGAAACCCCCAGCACCCAGTCGGCGGCGATCAAAACCACGGAAATGATCGATGTCTCCGACTGGGAAAGTCTCCAGCGTCGTCCCCCCGTCGTCACCATTATGGGTCACGTTGACCACGGTAAAACCACTCTCCTCGACTCGATCCGCAAAACCAAAGTCGCCCAGGGGGAAGCCGGCGGCATCACCCAGCATATCGGTGCTTACCACGTCGATGTGGAACATAACGGCAAACCGGAACAGATTGTCTTTTTGGATACCCCCGGCCACGAAGCTTTTACCGCCATGCGGGCCCGCGGGGCGAGAGTCACCGATATAGCGGTGCTGGTGGTGGCCGCCGATGATGGCGTACAACCCCAAACGAAAGAGGCAATCAGTCACGCCAGGGCCGCCGAAGTCCCCATCGTGGTGGCGATTAACAAAGTCGATAAACCCTCGGCTAACCCCGACCGGATTAAACAGGAATTGACCGAACAGGGACTGGTGGCCGAAGATTGGGGCGGTGAGACGATCATGGTTCCCGTTAGCGCCCTGCGGGGTGAAAATCTCGATAATCTGCTGGAAATGATCCTCTTGGTGGCAGAAGTAGAGGAATTGGTCGCTAACCCCGATCGCCTGGCCAAGGGAACCGTCATCGAAGCTAACCTCGATCGCACCAAAGGTCCCGTGGCTACCCTGCTCGTCCAGAATGGCACTCTCCGCGTCGGTGATAGCATCGTCGCTGGTTCCGTTTTCGGCAAAATTCGGGCCATGATCGATGATCGCGGTCAAAAAGTCGAAGCGGCCACCCCCTCCTTCGCCGTGGAAATCCTCGGTCTTAGTGATGTCCCGGCCGCCGGCGATGAATTCGATGTCTACGAAAGTGAGAAAGAGGCCCGGTCGATCGCTGATCAACGGGCGATCGAACAACGCAACACCCGTTTACAACAGGCCCTCTCCTCCCGTCGCGTTAGCCTTAGCACCCTCTCTATCCAAGCTCAAGAAGGACAACTCAAGGAACTTAATCTCATCCTCAAGGCAGATGTGCAAGGTTCCGTCGAGGCCATCCTCGGTGCGCTTAAACAGTTACCCCAAAACGAAGTGCAGATTCGCGTTCTCCTCGCCTCTCCGGGGGAAATCACCGAAACCGATGTGGATCTGGCCGCCGCTAGTGGTGCGGTGGTGGTGGGCTTTAATACCACCCTGGCCAGTGGGGCCAGGGCTGCCGCCGATCGGGAAGGAGTAGATATCCGCGATTACAATATCATCTACAAGCTCCTCGATGATATTCAAGGGGCGATGGAAGGTCTTCTCGACCCCGAAGAAGTGGAAGAACACCTCGGTTTCGCCGAAGTGCGTGCCGTCTTCACCGTCGGCCGGGGAGCCGTGGCGGGCTGTTATGTCCAATCTGGTAAACTGGTGCGGAATCGCTTCCTGCGCGTGCGTCGCGGCAAGGAAATTGTTTATCAGGGAGTTCTCGATTCCCTCAAACGGATGAAGGAAGATGCCCGGGAAGTAGCCACCGGTTTCGAGTGCGGTGTCGGTGTTTCTAAATTCAATGACTGGAAAGAAGGCGACATTATCGAAGCCTACGAAATGGTCATGAAACGCCGCACTTTATCCAGTTAA
- the ftsH gene encoding ATP-dependent zinc metalloprotease FtsH codes for MDQKSPLIVVRAKSAKNRGNRQVWKGIVSTWMILQTFGHVTPAWSQKNPNTLTYGELLEKIDQGKVKKVEINPSLQQAAVTLVGQTDKDPPKEVNLFDQNPELIKKLDAEKIEYGILPSTDNSALINVLTNLLVIILVLGLLVFIIRRSANASGQAMNFGKSRARFQMEAKTGIQFNDVEGVDEAKEDLQEVVTFLKQPEKFTAIGAKIPKGVLLIGPPGTGKTLLAKAIAGEAGVPFFSISGSEFVEMFVGVGASRVRDLFRKAQENAPCLVFIDEIDAVGRQRGIGYGGGNDEREQTLNQLLTEMDGFEGNTGIIVIAATNRPDVLDSALLRPGRFDRQVVVDYPDFKGRLGILEVHSRDKKVAADVALEAIARRTPGFTGADLANMLNEAAIFTARRRKEAITMEEVNDAIDRIVAGMEGRALVDSKAKRLIAYHEVGHAIVGTLCPGHDQVEKVTLIPRGQAQGLTWFTPDEEQGLTSRSQLLARIAGLLGGRVAEECVFGEDEVTTGAGNDIEKITYLARQMVTRLGMSELGLIALEEDGNSYLGGAGAGYHADHSFAMMAKIDAQVRELVKQCHDLATKLILDNRVAIDRLVDILIEQETIDGDEFRRLLTEFQRQAARSMVTTV; via the coding sequence ATGGATCAAAAATCTCCGCTCATCGTAGTTAGAGCCAAGTCAGCTAAGAATCGTGGTAATCGGCAAGTATGGAAAGGGATTGTCAGCACTTGGATGATTCTGCAAACCTTTGGCCATGTCACTCCTGCTTGGAGTCAAAAAAACCCAAATACCCTCACCTACGGTGAATTGTTAGAGAAGATTGACCAAGGCAAGGTAAAAAAGGTGGAAATCAATCCTTCTTTGCAGCAGGCAGCAGTTACCCTCGTCGGTCAAACGGATAAGGATCCCCCGAAAGAAGTCAATTTATTTGACCAAAATCCCGAATTAATCAAGAAACTCGATGCTGAAAAAATTGAGTACGGCATTCTCCCCAGCACTGACAATTCGGCCTTGATCAATGTTCTCACTAACCTGTTAGTGATTATTCTCGTCTTGGGATTATTGGTGTTTATTATCCGTCGTTCTGCCAATGCTTCCGGTCAAGCGATGAACTTCGGTAAATCAAGGGCGCGGTTTCAGATGGAGGCGAAAACTGGCATACAATTCAATGATGTGGAGGGTGTGGATGAGGCCAAGGAAGATCTACAGGAAGTAGTAACATTCCTCAAACAACCGGAAAAATTTACGGCTATTGGCGCAAAAATCCCCAAGGGAGTCCTGTTAATTGGTCCCCCGGGGACGGGGAAAACTTTGCTGGCTAAAGCGATCGCAGGAGAGGCGGGAGTGCCTTTTTTCAGCATCTCCGGGTCGGAATTTGTCGAGATGTTTGTCGGGGTTGGTGCGTCGCGAGTGCGAGATTTGTTCCGAAAAGCCCAGGAAAATGCCCCTTGTTTGGTTTTTATCGATGAAATTGATGCCGTTGGTCGTCAAAGAGGGATCGGTTATGGGGGAGGTAATGATGAACGGGAACAAACCCTGAACCAATTATTGACGGAAATGGACGGTTTTGAGGGAAATACTGGCATTATCGTCATTGCCGCCACCAACAGGCCTGATGTTTTGGATTCGGCCTTGCTGCGTCCGGGTCGTTTTGACCGACAGGTGGTGGTGGATTATCCAGATTTTAAGGGACGTTTGGGCATTTTAGAGGTCCATTCTCGCGATAAAAAGGTGGCTGCCGATGTGGCTTTGGAGGCGATCGCCCGTCGCACCCCCGGTTTTACTGGGGCAGATTTGGCTAATATGCTCAACGAAGCAGCGATTTTTACCGCTAGAAGACGGAAAGAGGCGATTACCATGGAGGAAGTCAACGATGCGATTGATCGGATTGTGGCCGGTATGGAAGGGCGCGCTTTAGTTGATAGTAAAGCCAAGCGTTTGATCGCCTATCATGAAGTCGGCCATGCGATTGTCGGTACTCTCTGTCCCGGTCACGATCAAGTGGAAAAAGTTACCCTGATTCCCCGAGGTCAAGCGCAGGGGTTAACTTGGTTCACTCCCGATGAGGAACAGGGTTTAACCAGTCGTTCCCAGTTATTGGCCCGAATTGCGGGATTATTAGGGGGACGGGTGGCGGAGGAATGTGTCTTCGGTGAGGATGAAGTGACCACCGGTGCTGGTAATGATATTGAAAAAATTACCTATCTGGCCCGACAGATGGTAACGCGTCTGGGAATGTCGGAATTGGGATTGATTGCCCTAGAGGAGGATGGTAATTCCTATCTCGGTGGTGCTGGCGCTGGTTATCATGCCGACCATTCTTTCGCGATGATGGCGAAAATTGATGCACAAGTGCGGGAACTTGTCAAGCAATGCCACGATTTAGCAACAAAACTTATCCTTGACAATCGTGTGGCGATCGATCGCTTGGTGGATATACTGATTGAACAGGAAACCATTGACGGTGACGAATTCCGGCGTTTATTGACGGAATTTCAGCGACAAGCGGCTCGGTCAATGGTGACTACGGTTTAA
- a CDS encoding hybrid sensor histidine kinase/response regulator codes for MELSARVLVVDDVPENLSLIDAILQSQGFEIIKANNGVLALEKIRISPPHLILLDVMMPEIDGYQLTQKIRQDSNLPYIPILLISTDDQASVIKGLALGVDDFIRKPLHIGELIARVRSLLQLKHSIDEREQMVRIREDFVSRLTHDLRTPLVAAERMFSLMQQGVLGELSENLLEVIDAMTRNNRNLLQMVNNLLEVYLYEADRKTLDYTEVDLPAIILEVIRELQPLADEKHLPLDFLWAAKAKYTLMGDKLELRRMATNLITNAIKFTDSGSVNVSLSIDDRELKQLIFTVTDTGIGITEEEKICLFDIFPTNHQRCVSSGLGLYLSRQIIEKHRGKITVDSQLDQGTTFTVYLPLNLEYNSESRCYPPGSSLFSRN; via the coding sequence ATGGAATTAAGCGCTCGCGTCCTCGTGGTGGATGATGTGCCAGAAAATCTCTCACTCATCGATGCCATTTTACAAAGTCAGGGATTTGAGATCATTAAAGCCAATAATGGGGTGTTAGCTCTGGAAAAAATCAGAATTTCCCCTCCTCACCTGATTTTACTCGATGTGATGATGCCGGAGATCGATGGGTACCAACTCACCCAAAAAATCCGTCAAGATAGCAACTTACCTTATATCCCGATCCTGTTAATTTCAACCGACGATCAAGCTAGTGTGATCAAGGGTTTAGCGCTAGGAGTCGATGATTTTATCCGTAAACCCCTCCATATCGGTGAATTAATCGCCAGAGTGCGATCGCTGCTCCAGTTAAAACATAGTATCGATGAACGGGAACAGATGGTTCGCATTCGTGAGGATTTTGTCTCCCGTCTCACCCACGATTTAAGAACACCGCTAGTGGCGGCCGAAAGAATGTTTAGCTTAATGCAGCAGGGTGTCTTAGGAGAATTATCGGAAAACTTGCTAGAAGTTATCGATGCCATGACCCGCAATAATCGCAATTTATTGCAGATGGTTAATAATTTACTGGAAGTTTATCTCTACGAAGCCGATCGCAAAACCCTTGATTACACAGAAGTGGATTTACCGGCAATTATTCTGGAAGTGATTCGGGAATTGCAACCCCTAGCGGACGAGAAACATTTACCCCTTGATTTTCTCTGGGCTGCCAAGGCAAAATATACTCTCATGGGAGATAAATTAGAATTGCGACGCATGGCCACGAATCTGATCACTAATGCGATTAAATTTACCGATAGTGGCTCAGTCAATGTTAGTTTGAGTATAGATGATCGGGAATTAAAACAGTTAATTTTTACCGTTACTGATACGGGAATCGGTATTACTGAAGAAGAAAAAATTTGCCTATTTGATATCTTTCCGACTAACCACCAACGTTGCGTTAGCAGCGGTTTAGGATTATATCTTTCCCGTCAAATTATTGAAAAACATCGAGGAAAAATTACTGTCGATTCTCAGCTAGATCAAGGCACAACTTTTACCGTTTATTTGCCTCTTAATCTAGAATATAACTCGGAAAGCCGATGCTATCCTCCCGGGTCAAGCCTCTTTTCTCGCAACTGA
- a CDS encoding YlxR family protein, with protein MNPFVNYRRCISCRLFAPKESFWRIVRLHPSGQIQLDQGMGRAAYICPQPHCLQLARQKNRLGRALKANIPEKIYESLQERLGPAGQFRPNQD; from the coding sequence ATGAATCCCTTCGTCAATTATCGACGCTGTATTAGCTGCCGTCTCTTCGCCCCAAAAGAATCTTTTTGGCGAATTGTCCGACTACACCCGTCCGGACAGATACAATTAGATCAAGGCATGGGCAGGGCCGCCTATATCTGTCCGCAGCCCCACTGTCTGCAACTAGCTCGGCAAAAAAATCGTCTCGGACGCGCCCTAAAAGCCAATATTCCCGAAAAGATCTATGAGTCCTTGCAAGAGCGACTCGGGCCCGCCGGGCAATTCAGACCAAATCAGGATTAA
- the rimP gene encoding ribosome maturation factor RimP has protein sequence MTHPLIPDLLHLATPIAENLGLEVVDIVFQTNKRPPVLRVDIRNLAGDTGLEDCEQMSRALETALDSQEILPGAYVLEISSPGISRQLSSEREFQSFKGFPVIVTGQDSQGKSQEWRGKLQGRDEQSIYLNQKGRSLTIDRTTVISVRLDEQRNNQ, from the coding sequence ATGACCCATCCGCTCATTCCCGACCTGCTGCACCTAGCCACCCCTATCGCTGAAAACTTGGGGCTAGAAGTGGTCGATATCGTTTTTCAAACCAATAAAAGGCCTCCCGTCCTGCGCGTCGATATTCGCAATCTTGCGGGAGATACTGGTTTAGAGGACTGTGAGCAGATGAGTCGGGCCCTAGAAACCGCCCTCGACAGTCAAGAAATCTTACCCGGGGCCTACGTTTTAGAAATATCTAGCCCTGGCATTTCTCGACAACTGAGCAGCGAGCGCGAATTTCAGTCTTTTAAAGGTTTTCCCGTCATCGTTACTGGCCAGGATAGCCAGGGAAAATCGCAAGAATGGCGCGGAAAACTGCAAGGTAGAGATGAGCAATCTATTTATCTTAACCAAAAAGGTCGCTCCCTGACCATCGATCGCACTACCGTCATCAGCGTCCGTTTAGATGAGCAGCGCAATAATCAGTAA
- the nusA gene encoding transcription termination factor NusA — MATVNLPGLKIMLEEISQRHNLPKNAVQEALREALLKGYERYRRAQSLEKAAQFHEDYFNNFDVELDVEEEGFRILSTKTIVEEVTNPDHHIGLKEVQEVADEAQLGDEVVLDVTPDQKEFGRMAAIQTKQVLLQKLRDNQRKLIQEEFQDLEGTVLQARVVRFERQAAIVMVQSTYGQPEVEAELPKREQLPNDNYRANATFKVLLKKVLEGSHRGPQLIVSRAAAGLVVYLFANEVPEIEEEIVRIVAVAREANPPSRHVGSRTKIAVDTLERDVDPVGACIGARGSRIQAVVNELRGEKIDVIRWSPDPATYIANALSPARIDQVLFTNAEERQALVLVAQDQLSLAIGKEGQNVRLAARLTGWKIDIKDIALYKGEQEVKTDENDSEYQDLDRE, encoded by the coding sequence ATGGCTACTGTTAATTTGCCTGGGTTAAAAATAATGCTCGAAGAAATTAGCCAACGACATAATCTGCCCAAAAATGCCGTACAGGAAGCCTTGCGTGAGGCACTTCTCAAGGGTTATGAACGTTATCGACGCGCCCAAAGTTTAGAAAAAGCCGCTCAATTCCATGAAGATTATTTCAATAACTTTGATGTGGAATTAGACGTAGAAGAAGAAGGCTTTCGCATCCTTTCTACAAAAACTATTGTCGAAGAAGTGACTAATCCCGACCATCACATCGGTCTCAAAGAAGTGCAAGAAGTGGCCGATGAGGCCCAATTAGGGGATGAAGTAGTTCTGGATGTCACCCCCGACCAAAAAGAATTTGGTCGCATGGCGGCGATTCAAACTAAACAGGTTTTACTGCAAAAACTGCGGGATAACCAACGTAAATTGATTCAAGAGGAGTTCCAAGATCTGGAAGGAACCGTTTTACAGGCCCGGGTCGTCCGTTTTGAAAGACAGGCCGCTATTGTCATGGTACAAAGCACCTACGGTCAACCGGAAGTGGAAGCAGAACTACCCAAACGGGAACAACTGCCCAACGATAACTATCGCGCCAACGCCACCTTTAAAGTGCTGCTCAAAAAAGTCCTGGAAGGTTCTCACCGCGGCCCGCAATTAATCGTTTCCAGAGCGGCGGCGGGTTTGGTAGTATATCTGTTCGCTAACGAAGTTCCCGAAATCGAGGAGGAAATCGTGCGGATTGTCGCCGTCGCTCGAGAAGCCAATCCCCCCTCCCGTCACGTTGGTTCGCGCACAAAAATCGCCGTCGATACCTTAGAGAGAGACGTGGATCCGGTTGGGGCTTGTATTGGGGCTAGAGGTTCGCGGATTCAAGCCGTGGTGAACGAATTGCGGGGCGAAAAAATCGACGTGATTCGCTGGTCTCCAGATCCCGCCACCTACATCGCCAATGCCCTTAGTCCCGCCCGTATTGACCAAGTTTTGTTCACTAATGCCGAAGAAAGACAAGCACTGGTACTGGTTGCCCAGGATCAATTAAGTTTAGCGATTGGTAAAGAAGGACAGAACGTGCGTTTAGCCGCCCGTCTGACGGGCTGGAAAATCGATATTAAGGATATAGCCCTCTATAAAGGCGAACAAGAGGTAAAAACCGATGAAAACGACTCAGAATATCAGGATTTAGACCGAGAATGA